A single window of Candidatus Aminicenantes bacterium DNA harbors:
- the hpdC gene encoding 4-hydroxyphenylacetate decarboxylase small subunit: protein MTMSDEKYVHKDCRNYAPIDVRKGFCHVHKKEVPADTEVCAKFERAPKCRYCKNFTADQEKIELGVCEASMSTPKFVAYPDMVAVTCEMYKEA, encoded by the coding sequence ATGACTATGAGTGACGAAAAATATGTTCACAAGGATTGCCGCAACTATGCACCCATTGATGTGCGCAAGGGATTCTGCCACGTGCACAAAAAGGAAGTCCCGGCCGACACCGAAGTGTGTGCCAAGTTCGAGCGCGCTCCCAAGTGCCGCTATTGCAAGAACTTCACCGCGGACCAGGAAAAGATTGAGCTGGGGGTCTGCGAAGCCTCAATGAGTACCCCCAAGTTTGTCGCCTACCCCGACATGGTGGCGGTGACCTGCGAGATGTACAAGGAAGCCTGA